The genome window GGGCGGCGAGCTGGAGCGCGTTGCACGAGTTCTCCTGGCCCGCGTAGCCCACGACGATGTGCTTGAACGTCGGCGGCGTCTCGCGCACGACCATCGCATGGCGTACGAGTTCGCGCGCCAGCGACGAACCCGTGGCCGAGAAGACCCCCGCCGACTCGTCGCTCTCGGCGGCCGAGCCCAGGATCGTGAGGTCCGCCTTCCGCGACAGGTGCGCCACGGCGGCGCGCGGATCGCCCACCTCCATCTGCGCGACGCACTCGATGCCGGCCTGCCGGCATTCCGCCTCGAGGCGCGCCTGCCGGGCCTCGGTGTGCTGCTCGAGCATCCGGCGAATGTGCTCGCTCTCGACCGAGCGCGAGTCGAGGCACGTCAGGGCGTACAGCCGCGCGCGGAACGCTTTGGCGAGCCACTGCGCCGTGGCCATGGCCGACGCGGCGTAGGGACTGTCGCCTGTCTCCACCAGAATCGAGCGAAGCATGCCTCAACCTCCTTCTCCATCGCCGGAGGCCGGGGGGCCCCCAGCGGAGTCGTGCGGTTCCGCGGGGATCTGCGACGACTTGCCGATGAACCAGCGGCCTAGCACCACCAGAATGACCACGGTGATCGCCAGTGCAACCACCATGGCCACGGGGTGTTCGGCAATCGCCTGCACCCGCTCGCGCGCATATTGCCCAAGCAGGGCCAGCGTCAGGCATCCGGCCCCCGAGCCCACCGCCGTGGCGGAAAGCGTGGAGAACCACGACATCCCCAGGATGCGAGCGAGAATCGTCCCGATCACTGCCCCCGTCCCCTGGAACGGGGCGGCCACGAACACAGCCACCCCCACCCACGCCATCCGACGCATCCAGGGATTCGCCTGGAGCACGCGCCAGCCCGCATCGTGACAGGCCGCCAGCCGCTGGCCTAAGGACCCCATCCTCAGGAACACGCTCATGTTGGCCAGCATCACCATGGCCGTGGCCACGTCGCCGTAGACCACCGTGCCTGCCAGAATCCACGGGCTCGGAGGATCCGTCTTCGGAACGTATTGGAAAACCTTCAGGATCACATCGCGCACCACGCCGCCGAAGATGACGAACTTGCCGAAGCCGATGAAGCTCCCGATCTCGATGCCGCTCAGCCAGATCACCATCCCATACCCTGAGACCAGGGCGGCCGCCAGCAGGATCACGCCGAAGCCCAGGACCGGCCCCACCGTCATCGCAATGCGCAAGCGGCGCGGGAAGCGAAGGCTCGGGTCCGACTCGGCGAGTTGCTCCGCCAGTTGGTGGAGCCGGCCCTCGTGTGGTCCCCCGGGCGTGGGCGCAACGCTCATAGCTGCTGGTCTCTCGGTGGCAAGAAAAGAGCCCCGAACCGCCGGCCGGCAG of Planctomycetota bacterium contains these proteins:
- a CDS encoding universal stress protein; translation: MLRSILVETGDSPYAASAMATAQWLAKAFRARLYALTCLDSRSVESEHIRRMLEQHTEARQARLEAECRQAGIECVAQMEVGDPRAAVAHLSRKADLTILGSAAESDESAGVFSATGSSLARELVRHAMVVRETPPTFKHIVVGYAGQENSCNALQLAAHIAEKAKGTVHVLSSSADLAKANALLDVAVAYLGAYKVKAVPHYTTQEAGDALFQLVNEVGADLVAIGALRRSRVTMMAFGDTASRVLDNSPASVLIGR
- a CDS encoding small multi-drug export protein; protein product: MSVAPTPGGPHEGRLHQLAEQLAESDPSLRFPRRLRIAMTVGPVLGFGVILLAAALVSGYGMVIWLSGIEIGSFIGFGKFVIFGGVVRDVILKVFQYVPKTDPPSPWILAGTVVYGDVATAMVMLANMSVFLRMGSLGQRLAACHDAGWRVLQANPWMRRMAWVGVAVFVAAPFQGTGAVIGTILARILGMSWFSTLSATAVGSGAGCLTLALLGQYARERVQAIAEHPVAMVVALAITVVILVVLGRWFIGKSSQIPAEPHDSAGGPPASGDGEGG